The following proteins are encoded in a genomic region of Ostrea edulis chromosome 7, xbOstEdul1.1, whole genome shotgun sequence:
- the LOC125653760 gene encoding uncharacterized protein LOC125653760, translating into MYKVIPEIPITHALPSKEEKTLPIKGSGKKYDVLPHVEEFEPLSRDNNTARLNPCIETLPEAPANKSRVPLACLAVENIQRTISKAEKKEKKKRKKTPKPPPSAPPGDIYIMPQVYIPQPPPYPLDPTKARIVRIKTPSGIWHMDVEQYIAHVTSGYWK; encoded by the coding sequence ATGTATAAAGTTATTCCCGAAATTCCGATAACTCATGCATTGCCATCAAAGGAAGAAAAAACACTTCCAATAAAAGGCTCAGGAAAGAAGTATGATGTCTTACCCCACGTTGAAGAATTTGAGCCTCTGTCTCGGGACAACAACACAGCGAGGCTGAATCCATGCATTGAGACCTTGCCCGAGGCACCAGCCAATAAATCCCGagttccccttgcttgtcttgCTGTGGAAAATATCCAAAGGACCATTAGCAAGgcagaaaagaaagaaaagaaaaagaggaAGAAAACTCCCAAACCTCCGCCATCTGCACCACCAGGAGATATCTATATCATGCCACAGGTGTATATTCCACagcccccaccctaccccttgGATCCAACGAAGGCGAGAATTGTGAGGATCAAAACACCTTCCGGTATCTGGCATATGGATGTGGAGCAGTATATCGCCCACGTCACTTCTGGTTACTGGAAATGA